In the Streptomyces sp. NBC_01276 genome, CCTGCGGCCCACCTCCACCTTCGCCGGCATGGTCCGCCGGGCGGGCAGGTTCTCGGTGAACGTGCTCGGCTCGGCGCAGGACGACGTGGCCCGCCGCTTCGCCAACCCCGGACGCCCCCTCGGCGACGCCCAGTTCGAGGGCTTCGACTGGACCACCGACCCGCTCACCGGCGCCCCGCTGCTGGGCGGCAGCCTCGCCCACATGGCCTGCCGGGTCCTGGGCTGGCACCAGGTCGGCGACCACGACATGCTCCTCGCCGAGGTCACGGGCGGCAGCCACACCGTCGACTCCCCGATGCTCAGCTTCGCCGGCCGGATGCACAGCGCGTGCGTCACCCCGGCCGCCTCCGTGTCCGTACCCGCTTCCCCCAGTGAGGTTGTGTCATGACCAGCGTTCCGCAGATCCCCGTCGAGGCCGACTGGGACCGCGCGCCCAACCTGCTCGACGGGGCCCAGGAGATGACCCTGACCGCCGAGGAGTGCGACCTGGGGTACTGGCTGTCGGCCGTCGCCCAGGGCACCCTGCGCGGGCGGGCCGAGGCCGGCCACGACGCCGAGACCCCCGCCCACATGCGCGAGGACGGGCCGCTGCGCCAGGCCCTCGTGCTGGAGCTGGGCAACCGCTCGCTGGCGGAGACCCGCGCGGTCGAGGTGCTCTCGCACTACGTGATCGGCGCGCCCGGCGTCGTCGAGCAGGAGTTCTTCACCACCCAGGTGATCGACGAGGCCCGGCACGCGATGATCTTCCGCAAGCACCTCACCGACCTCGGGGTGCCGCAGGCCGGGCTGCTGGACTTCATCAAGGAGCAGGGCGCCGACTACACGAAGCGGGTACTGAACCCGATCGCCGAGTTCGCCACCTCCGTGGTGCGCGACGAGGGCGACTTCATCGGCGCCGTCGCGGTGTTCACCATCGTCATCGAGGGCGTCCTGGCCCCCGCCGCCGAGCTGAGCGAACGCAAGTGGACCCTGCTGGACCCGGCCGCCGCCGAGATCGCGCGCGGGGCGTCCATCGACGAGATCCGCCACCTCACCGTCGGCAGCTCCATCGTCCGCGAGCACCTGGCCCGCAACCCCTCCTACCGGCCGCGGCTGATCGAGCTGATCCGGCGCGGCCGGCGGCTGTGGGACGAGCTGCCGTCGGAGGAGTTCGTGCTGGAGCGCGAGGAGCTCTTCCAGCAGGGCATGTTCGCGCACGCCGAACTCCTGGACGGCTACGAGGTGTTCCCCGGCTGCAGGCTGCTGGAGACCACCCCGAAGCAGCGCTACGACCTCGCCGAGCAGTGGACCGACGACATGGCCGAGGTACGGCTGCCGTACATGGGCATCCCCGAGGCCGTCGACATCATCCGCAACCACCCGAGGTGACCCGGTGACCTCGACGATCCCCGCGAGAGGCACCCGCGAGTCCGCCCCGCCCGCGCTGCGCCGGACCCTGACCACCCCCCGGATCGTGTTCCTGGTGGTCGCCGCGGCGGCCCCGATGTCCGGAGTGGTGGGCTCGGTGCCCCTCGCCTACGCCATCGGCAACGGGGCGGGGGTGCCCGCCACCTTCGCCCTGGCCGGGCTGATCCTGCTGTGCTTCTCCGTCGGCTACGCGGCGATGAGCCGGCACGTGGTGGGTGCGGGCGGCTTCTACACGTACATCGGTCAGGGTCTGGGCCGGCCGCTCGCCGTCGCCGGCGGGCTGACGGCCGTCGTCGCCTACACGGCGGCGGTCGCGGGCGTCGCCGGGGCCTTCGGGTACTTCGCCGAACTGGTCTCCACCGCCCACCACCTGCCTGTTCCCTGGCCGGTGTGGACGGGCGCGGCCCTCGCGCTGACGGCGGTCATGGGCTACCGGCGGATCGACCTGAGCGCCCGGCTGCTGGCGGTGCTGATGGTCGCCGAGGTGGCCGTGCTGGGGCTGCTCGCGCTGGCCATCGGGGTGCGCCACGGGGCGGACACCCTGCCCGCGGCCTCCTTCCGTCCGGACACCGTGTTCTCCCCGGGCCTCGGGGTGGCGCTGATGTTCGCCCTGATCTCCTACGTGGGCTTCGAGGCGGCGGCGCTCTACGGCGAGGAGAGCCGCGACCCCAGGCGCAGCGTTCCCGTGGCCACCTACACCTCCGTCGTCCTGATCACCGTCTTCTTCGCGGTGATCAGCTGGGCGGCGGTCGGGGCGGTCGGCGCCGACCGGGTCACGGACCGGGCCGGGAGGGAACTGGGCGACCTGTTCTTCCACCTCTCCGACGACTACCTCGGCACCTTCGCCACGAGCGTGATGCAGGTGCTGCTCTGCACCAGCCTGTTCGGGGCCCTGCTCGGGCTGCACACCGCCGCGAACCGCTACCTGTTCGTCCTGGGCCGCGAGCGGGTCCTGCCGGCCTCCCTCGCCCGGATCCACCCGCGGCACGCCTCCCCGTACCGGGCGAGCGTGGTGCTGTCGGTGGCCACGGCCGTCGTCTGCGCCCTGTTCGCGCTCGCGGGGGCGCACCCGTACACGAACCTCGCCACCACCATGCTGGCGCTCGGCACGGTCGGGATCGTCGGCCTGCAGGCCGCCGTGGCCGTGGCGGTACTGGTCTTCTTCCGCCGGCACCCCGACGCCCACTGGTGGCGCACCCGGCTGGCCCCGGCCCTGGCCCTCGTCGGCCTGGTGGGCGCCCTGGTGCTGCTGCTGGACAACTTCCCCCTGGTCACCGGCACCACCTCCGCCTGGGTCAACCGGATCCCCTGGCTGATGGTCGGTGCCGCGCTCGGCGGGCTGGGCTACGCCGGATGGCTGCGGGCCCGGTGTCCGCAGCGGTACCGCGACCTGGCCACCGCCGCGCACGACACCGCCGACATCCCCTGAACCGAGGAGCCGTCATGCACGACCCGCACCGCCTGCTCCAGGACGAGGCCCACACCGCCCTGGCACGACGCGGACACCCGCTGGACCGGGCCGCCCTGAGCGACCTGACGGAACGGCGCGCCCGGCTCATCGCCGAACGGGACAAGCTGCGGGCCGAGCAGAACCGCTCCGCGCGCAGCGGCGTCCGCCCCGACGAGGCCGCCCGGGCCCGGATCCAGGAGGCCAAGGAACGCCTGCGGGCGGTGTCGGAGGAACTCCGGGAGGCGGAGGAGGGGCTCGGCTCGCTGCTGCTGGCCGTGCCCAACCTGCCGCACGCGGACGTCCCCGACGGGACCGAGCAGGATCCGCCGGTGGTGCGCCGGGTCTGGGGCGAGGTGCCGGGCTTCGAGTTCACCCCGCGCGACCACGTGGACATCGGCACCCGCCTCGGGATCCTGGACCAGGTGCGGGCGGCGCGGCTGTCGGGCTCGCGCTTCGCGGTGACCCGGGGCGCGGGGGCCCGGCTGGAGCGGGCGCTGGCGGCGTTCCTGCTGGACCTGCACACCACCGAGCACGGGTACACCGAGCACGGGGTGCCGCACCTGGTGACCCGGGAGACGATGACCGGCACCGGGCAGCTCCCGAAGTTCGAGGACGACCTGTTCCTGACGACCGCCGCCGACCGGGACCTGCTGCTGATCCCGACGGCGGAGGTGCCGCTGGTCAACCTGTACCGCGGGGAGACCCTCCAGGAGGGCGAACTGCCCCTGGCGCTGACCGC is a window encoding:
- a CDS encoding flavin reductase family protein, with product MSRYPTWLTDRSATAPAEGYEDPEAARLALRRLASGVTVLTVSRDGVRHGTTASAVVTLSRDPLVLGACLRPTSTFAGMVRRAGRFSVNVLGSAQDDVARRFANPGRPLGDAQFEGFDWTTDPLTGAPLLGGSLAHMACRVLGWHQVGDHDMLLAEVTGGSHTVDSPMLSFAGRMHSACVTPAASVSVPASPSEVVS
- a CDS encoding VlmB-like protein → MTSVPQIPVEADWDRAPNLLDGAQEMTLTAEECDLGYWLSAVAQGTLRGRAEAGHDAETPAHMREDGPLRQALVLELGNRSLAETRAVEVLSHYVIGAPGVVEQEFFTTQVIDEARHAMIFRKHLTDLGVPQAGLLDFIKEQGADYTKRVLNPIAEFATSVVRDEGDFIGAVAVFTIVIEGVLAPAAELSERKWTLLDPAAAEIARGASIDEIRHLTVGSSIVREHLARNPSYRPRLIELIRRGRRLWDELPSEEFVLEREELFQQGMFAHAELLDGYEVFPGCRLLETTPKQRYDLAEQWTDDMAEVRLPYMGIPEAVDIIRNHPR
- a CDS encoding APC family permease, which encodes MTSTIPARGTRESAPPALRRTLTTPRIVFLVVAAAAPMSGVVGSVPLAYAIGNGAGVPATFALAGLILLCFSVGYAAMSRHVVGAGGFYTYIGQGLGRPLAVAGGLTAVVAYTAAVAGVAGAFGYFAELVSTAHHLPVPWPVWTGAALALTAVMGYRRIDLSARLLAVLMVAEVAVLGLLALAIGVRHGADTLPAASFRPDTVFSPGLGVALMFALISYVGFEAAALYGEESRDPRRSVPVATYTSVVLITVFFAVISWAAVGAVGADRVTDRAGRELGDLFFHLSDDYLGTFATSVMQVLLCTSLFGALLGLHTAANRYLFVLGRERVLPASLARIHPRHASPYRASVVLSVATAVVCALFALAGAHPYTNLATTMLALGTVGIVGLQAAVAVAVLVFFRRHPDAHWWRTRLAPALALVGLVGALVLLLDNFPLVTGTTSAWVNRIPWLMVGAALGGLGYAGWLRARCPQRYRDLATAAHDTADIP
- the serS gene encoding serine--tRNA ligase; its protein translation is MHDPHRLLQDEAHTALARRGHPLDRAALSDLTERRARLIAERDKLRAEQNRSARSGVRPDEAARARIQEAKERLRAVSEELREAEEGLGSLLLAVPNLPHADVPDGTEQDPPVVRRVWGEVPGFEFTPRDHVDIGTRLGILDQVRAARLSGSRFAVTRGAGARLERALAAFLLDLHTTEHGYTEHGVPHLVTRETMTGTGQLPKFEDDLFLTTAADRDLLLIPTAEVPLVNLYRGETLQEGELPLALTAFTPCYRAEAGSYGRDTRGLVRLHQFEKVELVRICRPERAAGELELLTGHAETALQRLGLAHRVVELRAGDLGFAARRTYDIEVWLPGQGTYREISSCSDCGDFQGRRAGIKVRDRDGRKEFAATLNGSALPVGRTLVAILEQYQRADGSVTVPPALVPYTGFSAIAPDGTPVVSPS